One genomic region from Rosa rugosa chromosome 1, drRosRugo1.1, whole genome shotgun sequence encodes:
- the LOC133746119 gene encoding aquaporin NIP2-1-like produces the protein MATTELVSVETPIVGKGPFYPPGFLKKVVAEMIATFLLVFVTCGSAALSASDERKVSKLGASMTGGLIVTVMIYAVGHISGAHMNPAVTIAFAAFRHFPWKQVPIYAVAQLTGSISASFTLSLLLHPIKHVGTTSPSGSELQALVTEIIVTFSMMFITSAVATDTKAIGELAGIAVGSAVCITSIFAGPISGGSMNPARTIGPALASAYYNGIWIYMVGPVIGTLLGAWAYSFIRVSDKTVQAIPRRSLSHQLRQVSDVNGGQAVTNCKDPLDLA, from the exons ATGGCCACGACAGAGTTAGTCTCAGTGGAAACCCCAATAGTTGGAAAAGGTCCATTTTACCCACCTGGGTTTTTGAAAAAG GTGGTGGCAGAGATGATAGCTACCTTTCTGCTGGTGTTTGTAACATGTGGTTCAGCTGCTCTTTCAGCGAGTGATGAACGCAAAGTCTCAAAGCTTGGAGCTTCCATGACCGGAGGGCTTATAGTGacggtgatgatctacgcagtTGGGCACATATCTGGGGCACACATGAACCCGGCCGTCACTATAGCCTTTGCTGCCTTTAGACATTTTCCATGGAAACAG GTGCCAATTTATGCGGTAGCACAACTAACAGGATCAATATCTGCCTCATTTACTCTGTCTTTACTATTGCACCCTATTAAGCATGTGGGCACTACATCACCTTCTGGATCAGAGCTTCAAGCTCTAGTCACAGAGATAATCGTGACATTTTCTATGATGTTCATCACTTCAGCGGTCGCCACCGATACTAAAGCT ATAGGAGAGCTAGCAGGTATAGCAGTTGGGTCTGCAGTATGCATAACATCCATCTTTGCTGG ACCAATATCAGGTGGATCTATGAATCCAGCAAGGACAATAGGACCAGCACTTGCTAGTGCATATTACAATGGGATTTGGATCTACATGGTAGGACCAGTGATCGGAACACTACTAGGGGCATGGGCTTACAGCTTCATTCGGGTCAGTGACAAGACGGTTCAGGCAATACCACGGCGTTCACTTTCACACCAGCTTCGTCAAGTGAGCGATGTTAATGGTGGGCAGGCTGTTACCAACTGCAAAGACCCTCTAGATTTAGCTTGA